A single region of the Acinetobacter sp. WCHA45 genome encodes:
- the cxpE gene encoding chloramphenicol efflux transporter CxpE, with protein sequence MQDQVLRRIFILAGLALLLWVLYLLKPVVLPFVGAFFIAYLFSPLVDVLVKIKLPRWLAISLVFVGIGVTLTVVLWFLVPLVWKQLIYARDSIPAGIHWVNATFLPWVSHTFNVVPMELDTEQISKAIMEYIQTNYSADSIQAMALRLAQSGLNFIQLGGVFILIPIISFYFLLDWERMLQSMRRLIPRPYEESTLVIVRECHSVLGAFVKGQFLVMLLLGIVYAVGLQIIGLEVGLIIGMIAGLASIIPYLGFGVGIIAAVIASLFQFGLDWMQLLLVGIVFMIGQMVEGYILQPFLLGDKIGLSPVAVVFAVLAGAQLGGFLGMLIALPVAAVIVVLLKHARDNYEKSRFYGSPIEVSIQHGEIQRINVDAGDVEFDIEIKNSQDSETSHSNDLK encoded by the coding sequence ATGCAAGATCAGGTACTACGTCGTATCTTTATCCTCGCAGGACTCGCATTACTACTTTGGGTGTTGTATCTATTAAAACCAGTTGTATTACCATTTGTTGGCGCTTTTTTTATTGCCTATCTCTTTAGTCCCCTTGTAGATGTCCTTGTAAAAATTAAATTACCTCGTTGGTTGGCGATCAGTCTCGTTTTTGTTGGGATTGGCGTAACCTTAACAGTTGTTTTATGGTTCCTTGTCCCATTGGTTTGGAAGCAATTAATCTATGCGCGAGATAGTATTCCAGCAGGTATACATTGGGTAAATGCGACATTTCTACCTTGGGTATCCCATACTTTTAATGTTGTCCCAATGGAGTTGGATACAGAACAGATTTCTAAAGCAATTATGGAATACATTCAAACGAATTACAGTGCAGATAGTATTCAAGCCATGGCTTTACGTTTAGCACAATCTGGTTTGAATTTTATTCAATTAGGTGGCGTATTTATTTTGATTCCTATCATTTCATTCTATTTCTTACTTGATTGGGAAAGAATGTTGCAAAGTATGCGTCGTTTAATACCTCGTCCATATGAAGAATCAACTTTAGTCATTGTTCGTGAATGTCATAGTGTGCTTGGAGCGTTTGTTAAAGGTCAGTTCCTCGTAATGCTGCTATTAGGAATAGTGTATGCAGTTGGCCTGCAAATCATTGGTTTAGAAGTGGGTTTAATTATTGGAATGATTGCTGGTTTGGCCAGTATTATCCCTTATCTAGGCTTTGGGGTTGGTATTATCGCAGCCGTGATTGCTTCATTATTCCAGTTTGGTCTTGATTGGATGCAGTTACTTTTAGTGGGTATTGTATTTATGATTGGGCAAATGGTGGAAGGATATATTTTGCAGCCTTTCTTACTTGGTGACAAAATTGGTCTATCTCCTGTTGCTGTTGTATTTGCGGTACTAGCTGGTGCTCAACTGGGTGGTTTTTTAGGGATGCTGATTGCTTTGCCTGTAGCGGCTGTTATCGTCGTGTTACTTAAACACGCAAGAGATAATTACGAAAAAAGTCGATTTTACGGATCTCCAATTGAGGTCAGTATTCAACATGGTGAAATTCAACGTATAAATGTGGATGCTGGTGATGTAGAATTTGATATTGAGATTAAAAACTCTCAAGATAGTGAAACTTCACATTCAAATGATCTAAAGTAA